The following coding sequences lie in one Deltaproteobacteria bacterium genomic window:
- a CDS encoding RNA polymerase sigma factor — MSDAASPIRRAIAAVWRIESPRILGGLVRMVHDVGLAEDLAQATLLTALERWPSTGVPDNPGAWLMATAKRRAIDHRRHEHMVARRSAMIADDALDDAAHLSALEAALDTDVDDDVLRLMFVACHPLLATQARTALTLRLLGGLTTEEIARAFLVPTPTVAQRIVRAKRTLAEARVPLQVPHAAERAERLPSVYEVLYLIFNEGYAASRGDDWIRVELCDEALRLGRILAALVPEQPEAHGLLALMELHASRLRTRVDAHGDPILLLDQDRARWDHLLIQRGLAALDRAEALARPLGPYTLQAAIVACHARARTADATDWPRIVALYDALVELTQSPVVALNRAVAVGMAFGAHEGLAAVDALADEPALQGYHHLPAARADLLVKLGQLAQARGEFERAAGLTQHDRERALLLRRAKDCALPPRTPD, encoded by the coding sequence ATGAGCGACGCTGCGTCTCCGATCCGCCGCGCGATCGCGGCGGTTTGGCGCATCGAGTCGCCGCGCATCCTCGGCGGCCTGGTGCGGATGGTCCACGACGTCGGGCTCGCCGAGGACCTCGCCCAGGCGACCCTGCTCACGGCGCTCGAGCGGTGGCCGAGCACCGGCGTGCCCGACAATCCCGGTGCGTGGCTGATGGCCACCGCAAAGCGTCGGGCGATCGATCACCGCCGCCATGAGCACATGGTCGCGCGGCGCTCGGCGATGATCGCCGACGACGCGCTCGACGATGCCGCGCATTTGTCGGCACTCGAGGCAGCGCTCGACACCGACGTCGACGACGACGTGCTGCGGCTGATGTTCGTCGCGTGTCATCCGCTGCTGGCGACACAGGCCCGCACGGCGCTCACGCTGCGGCTGCTGGGCGGCCTCACCACCGAGGAGATCGCGCGCGCGTTCCTGGTGCCGACGCCGACGGTCGCACAGCGCATCGTGCGGGCGAAGCGAACGCTCGCCGAGGCGCGCGTGCCGTTGCAGGTCCCCCACGCGGCCGAGCGCGCCGAACGGCTGCCATCGGTGTACGAGGTGCTCTATCTCATCTTCAACGAGGGCTATGCGGCCAGCCGCGGCGACGACTGGATCCGCGTGGAGCTCTGCGACGAGGCGCTCCGGCTGGGGCGCATCCTCGCGGCGCTGGTGCCCGAGCAGCCCGAGGCCCACGGGCTGCTCGCGCTGATGGAGCTGCACGCCTCGCGGCTGCGCACCCGCGTCGACGCGCACGGCGATCCGATCCTGCTGCTCGACCAGGACCGCGCGCGATGGGACCACCTGCTGATCCAGCGCGGACTCGCGGCGCTCGACCGCGCCGAGGCGCTCGCACGTCCGCTGGGGCCGTACACCCTGCAGGCCGCCATCGTCGCCTGTCACGCCCGTGCGCGCACCGCCGACGCGACCGACTGGCCCCGCATCGTCGCGCTCTACGACGCCCTGGTCGAGCTCACGCAGTCGCCGGTGGTCGCGCTCAACCGCGCGGTCGCGGTCGGCATGGCCTTCGGTGCGCACGAAGGCCTCGCGGCCGTCGACGCGCTCGCCGACGAGCCGGCCCTGCAGGGCTACCATCATCTGCCAGCCGCCCGCGCCGACCTGCTCGTGAAGCTGGGCCAGCTCGCGCAGGCGCGCGGCGAGTTCGAGCGCGCCGCCGGCCTCACGCAGCACGACCGCGAGCGCGCGCTGCTGCTGCGACGCGCAAAGGACTGCGCGCTGCCGCCCCGGACGCCGGACTGA